tctgcacaatctggacgtggtgcgtgcattaaaattttatttacaggcgactaaggattttagtcAGTCTTCTCCTctctgtggttttctctgggaaacgaaaggggcagaaagctacggctacttctttctttgtggctgaagagtattattcgctTTGCCTATTAGACTGcaggacatcagcctcctgagagagttacgactcattctatgagggctgtttcctcttcctgggcattcaaaaatgaagcttctgtggaacagatttgcaaggctgcaacttggttctctccacactttttcaaaattctatatatttgacacttttgccttggctgaggcctcttttgggagaaaggttcttcaagcagtggtggtgccttccgtttaggttccctgtcttgtccctctcttatctgtgtactctagcttgggtattgattcccaatagtaattagatgatccgtggactcactgtgtcattagaaagaaaacaaaatttatgcttacctgataaatttatttatttcttgacacaataagtccacggcccaccctgttctttttggaCAGggtttgttggtatgttataaacttcagacacctgcgccttgttgcttcctttctctcctttgctttggtcgaatgactggggttggagggaagggaggtgatatttaacagctttgctgtggtgctcttttctggGCACGAGTGATAttgccaatagtaattagatgatccgtggactcatcgtgttaaagaaatacatttatcaggtaagaatttaaaaaaaaaaaaaattaagaacttAAAAGGCACCCTACACTTGTCAAAGCTAATCCTAAGTGGTTTTATCAGATAAATGCTAAACAATGTACCTAATACTAACATtgactgtggttagccttgtttgccaactaaaaaaaaaaaaacattaaaggttgGCTTCGCCAAATAAGGCAAACGGTAGGTGGAGTTTACCTTTttgataattgcagtaaaaattttaGTTTGTTTAAACGTGCCTGATAGTTTACCATACAGTAACAAAActtaaatgccttgtaattacaaggtgtttactttcccttttaatgttcctttaaacaggaGTGCAGCTCCTAAAAGTTCTCCATAGAACATGTTGCCAGCTGGGTGGTATGAAGTGGCCATTTGGGGGTAGTgttatactttgcaatattataaaattttcaGTTTGGCGATTGTTTATACAATTTTATGTATGTCAAGGGGATCTGGTGCTATGTATTTGAGAAAATGTTTTCAAACATTGAACTAGCAAGAGGGTAATGTGTGAGCAGAGGATAGTTGATGACTTAAAAggagattaaacactaaatacattttataagaatagttttgaggttattccccacctctctagtcatgggtgctgccatgttgaaatctgccaTTACATTccggtgctgacctgtttgcacatgtgcagtaatactccagatacctgcagtgtaacctatgttACATAATGCCAGCACCTATGATTAGAGGGatgtgcatgaaatatatttagtgttatcTCTCTATTGGGCTTTCACTTTTAAAGCCAAGAGCAATAAGTGTCAGCAAACAGAACGCCGAAACTGTCAGTCATTGAAACTGCAATTGCTTGCTTTTGATCAAATTTTAATTTGGATAATAtccagcttttaaatagttaagtcTGCGTATTTAACCCCTTGAGGACTGATGACTGTCCTGAACCGTCATGACTTAAAGCGAGCAGCGATCAGAGATCGCTTCCACCGAAATACCGCTGTTACTATCTGACAGGCATGTCAAGCAGATAGTAACAGCCAATTATTATGTTTTTGACAGTGTTACAATGTCACTATTGATCAATCAGGACAACATTTTGAatctatttagaatttttttttattagcttttgtagatgaataaaagatttttcaagtaaaaaaaaaatgcatttttttttagtagattatatgacatgatacaaataatggtatgtaaagaagacccttcttgtcctgaaaaaaacaaaatatatattttgtatgggaTCAATTaatgagaggaaaattacagctaaacacaaacgccacAAGTGTTAatacagccctggtccttaaggggttaagacagtTGTAACACAACTTACAAAGTTTTATTCCCAGTAACTTATGAGGGCAGGGATAATGATTTGTAGTtagaattattttttgttaaatgatTTTTGGGCACACAAATGCTAAATGTTAAGAGAGCATATCTTTAATGAGCCACCACTGGCCGTTTTTAAGATTTGAAGTAACCTACCCAAGCAAGATCATGTGacaatgctttctttaaataaagCTAGGTCTTTGAGCCTATGATCAATCTATTGATTGTGCATGCATATAAATGCAACCTGGTTGTTGAGTTGTAGCCTATGGCagtgctcgacaaacccaggagccagggagctattggctcctagaattttacccctagcTCCtatctttttgggttattctccataaatCTATATTCAAATACCTCTGTCTGGCTccttaatattcttactggctcctaaatttttaaTTGATTTGTCAACCTATGGACATGTGATACTGTTAATTTTTTACTTGTGTAAAGTAGCACTTCAGAGAGTGAGAGAGTTTACTACCtttgtaactaaaggtagtttcgGCTTTTTTCCCAACTCTGTTAGACTCTTGTAAAGAGGTTTTAAATATAGCTAAAGTTCAGCTTGTAGCTGCAACACTTTTCAACAAATTGCTAAAGATTTGTGGCTATATGCATATGCTGCTGATATTGCAGCTACCAATAAAGACTAGCAAAGTGTTTAGTTTTTCCTAAAAACACAGATGGCACTAAGTGACCTGGTCAAATGAGTATGAAAAGTTTgcctcagtgtccctttttaagcaagttaagaaaatatatataaaatgatggcATTCCTTAAATCAGGCCTTAGATGACATTGACTTATGTACAGTACCTCGGTTATTGTTTGCAGTCATTTTACTAACCTCCCATCTCCTGCAGATTCGAGAGCTGGTTGAGTCTTTTGAAGGTCCGCAGCCTGCTGACGTGCGGCTGATGAAGAGAAAGACAGGTGAGGTTCTTTCTGGCATACTCTGTTGTTCACACACTTTCCTAAACCCCTCTCAAATTGCTCTCCTTTGGGGATAAGCCCCCTTTCCATACCCATCTACCATCAGGCACAAAATAATGTAAAATGGACTTGCCATGGTTAAGGAACCTTTTAGCTTGGGCTTATGATATTTACATTGCACATTGAATTTTGGACGTTTGGTAAGTAATATTGTAGTGAATTTAATGTATGCTGCATGGTTGGCTTCATCACCCCCTTTTCTTCTGAACACTACAGATGTGAAATGTACTTGTAGATTTCACTCTTGGTATACAGCATGTTGGGTGCCTTTTATGGTAGCCTTGTTATTCAGCTGGATAGGGGGGGAGGTGGGGATTTTTTGCCTAATTGGAGGTTCCTTTTCATGGCAACCCCCCATAATAATACAGGCAAGAGGTCTGCACCCATGGAAGCCATGCCATAAAGCACTGCTAGATCCATGGGCTTTATCAGTTGGAGAGATGCAGCTGTATTTTGTGTAAAAGGAACTGACTAACACTAGTATCCCGTCTATATCTGAATGCTGTCTCTAGGTTTAAGCCGCGGTTTCGCCTTCGTGGAGTTTTATCACTTGCAAGATGCTACCAGCTGGATGGAAGCCAATCAGGTTGCTTCACTCGCCAAGTCTAGAATACTCCTGAGAAATGGCACATTACATATGTCTGTAACAGAGATCGAAAAGCAGAGCAACAAGTGGGGAGGGGGAAAGGGGACGCATAGGACAAGTCTGTGGGAAACAAGGAATGATGCTCTGGATACATTAAAGCTCTATATCGTGTTTTTACATTGGGATTAGTTGCACATTTTGCTTCAATTTAATGAGTAAATTCATCAGGTCCCCTATTTTAAATCTCTGGGTTGTCACAGGACCCCTGATGGTCGATGTTCTCTCTTTACATTTATCTTTTTTATACATTTCAGACAATATTCTAAAAttcaataattttaaaatttcaataatCATTTGTAGTATAAGCCACAATTACTCTAATTCTAAGAATATAGAGCTGCCTTTTTATTTCCCAGGGAACACAGCTGTCCATAAATGGCTATAAACCATGCCTGTAAATGATGTCCTTAATGTGGTGGCTAAACATTCTGCATCCCCTCCCCACTCGTTGAGGCAATAATACAATTAAAAGAGCTTTAATGTACACATAGCTCTGGTGTGTCAGTTGTTTGAATGACATGCAGTTCTGTTCCCCTCCTTGGGATGCTGCTGAGTACATCTGACAgacacatgtactgtatgtgtcCACAGGGACAGCATTGTGATTTAATGTACATATGTTAACAGATAATTCATTAGGCCCATTTTACATTGGGGGTAAATACAATAGACTTGAGTTACTTTAATTAAACCTAGTATTACTGTATAGTGATGTGCATCACACTAgaacattattaagcagagcattTATGGGACTCAAAAGGCTAGTCTACATGATTACAAGAGTTTCACTGGCCATCTTTACTGTTTTGCCccattatttattatgtattaccCTGACAGATGAAAAAATCTGCACTGGGAACTCATACGATCAGATTTAGCACATCAGATAAAATGTTTTATCATACACATGGGATGATATGTTGTACTAGTGGGAAGTCAAAACTAAAATCAGATTTAGCACGTCAGATAAAATGTTTTATCATACAAGTAGGATAATGTTATACTGTCAGGGTGGGAAATGTGGGTGTGTGATGGGGGGTTCAAAtgtgtaatttctttaaaatgtgaatcaGGTCAGCAAAATGTACCTGAAGCTTCTTTTTCTTTAATGTACTCCCCCATTTACACACTTAGTAACAGAAAGTATGGCTTTGAAGCGGTTATTCCATGAGGGTGGCTAACTTTTAATCAAAAGACATTTCTGCAGTTTTGTTAAACAGATGTCAAATTCAGACCTCAGAAATACTGTGTGCAGTATTCAGCCTTCTGTCTCTCTGGAGACCACCCCATGACTatttccctccccctctttttgttTCTGCCAGCGGCAGCTTTCTGCAAGCCTTTATCTACCTTTCCCTCTGCATCCCGTTCCTCTGTGCACCTCCCTGTGGAGGGTTTGTCCGGGCAGAGCATTAGCAGGCAGTGGGTGGTCCTTCCCCACGTTGCTGTCCACATTTAAAGTTGGGAGCTCACTCCCCTCCGCCAGGGGTAAAGTTCACTTGCCAGAGAAGCTGGAAATGACTGTTTCTCTCTTTGTGTTCTTACAGAAGAAGTTGGTAATCCAGGGGAAGAATATTGCTATGCATTACAGCAACCCACGTCCCAAGTTTGAGGATTGGCTTTGTAGCAAGGTAAGAGTCAGCTGATATCTGGTTATTATAAGCCAGTGAACTCTTTTCACACTTAAGATCAGACATTGTGTGAGAATAAATGTGACGCTGTTTACTTATTTCTGGGAAGTTGCATTGAATTGCCATTTGGAAACTAAGTTTAAGGCTCTCTGGTTTTATAGTGTGGCCTGTACAACTTTCGCCGAAGATTAAAATGCTTCCGCTGCGGGGCAGCCAAGGCTGGTGAGTGTTCCAAAGCCTCAAGAAGTAAAGTTCTTTTCTGCATATTCAATTTATAAGGgtctttttgtagttttttttccccccttatatttattcattttaaatgtTGCTACAATTCAGTGTTTTATTGTTCATTTTAGTTTATAGATAAGTAATTGTTGCATTTTAAAGTTATGAACAAGTGTCCTTAAATGCTTTCCAGTAGCCAACGAGATCTTATGGTTTATCTCGCTAATGTGCATCCCTCATGAATAAGTATTTGTGAACTTAGGATCTGGATTAGTTATCTTCTTTGTGCTCCCTTTTCTACAGATGCTGATATAGAAACCCCACAGGGAGCCTCTGAAGCCCCACAGTCTGCAGATTACTATAATGACAGTAAGTATTTCTATGGTCTCTGCACTGGAAATGGGCGGGGTTAAGTCTTtcctaacatattttttttaatggatgtatTAGAAAATGTAGATAAGAGTAGCAGAGGGGTGGGTGTGGTTTTGAAtttagcatttttacacacagTTGGTGTAACCTTATTAGGTGGCTATGTATCCTCAGCCATAATACTCCGGAATATCGGACCTCATACTGTTGTGGAATCCATTCTGGCGGCCCTCTCTCCCTATGTCTCCCTTGTGGTTAGCAATATCCGCCTCATCAAAGATAAACAAACTCAACAAAACAGGGGATTTGCATTTGTGCAGTTGCCTTCAGCTCTGGTAAGACATTCCTATTACTGACCTTGTATAATTTCTTCATCAGTTGTTCAATATGAGATGTGCCTATTTATCTCCATTCTTTCAAATTCTTCAGGAGGCATCTCAGCTTCTACAGATTTTGCAGACACTTCATCCACCTCTAAAAATTGATGGAAAAACAATTGGTGTGGATTTTGCTAAAAGTGCCAGAAAGTAAGTGGCTTCTATGTGTACCAATGCTTACAAGTGACCCTTGCACTTTCACAGAAAAAGACGCTTTAGTAAACAAGATGGATTTAAAAAATGCATGGCAGAGAATATAGGTTTTGCAAATACAATTTGCTGAGCTTCCCTGCAAGGTGGTGGTGGGGGGTATGTGTTGGATaagttttttattataattactagAATCCATCAGCGGGGTAGGGTTTATTCACCATGCAAACCAATTATACGTATGTTATGCTGATCTTTGTGATTCTACTTCTGTATCATACTAAATAGGtccttttttcttttgtgctaTTAGGGACCTTATTTTGCCAGATGGTAATAGAGTCAGTGCATTCTCTGTGGCAAGCACTGCAATTGCTGCAGCTCAGTGGTCCTCTACACAGGTATCGGTTTCAGTAAATTTATCTATTTTGGGACAGTGCTGTAAATTTGGTTTCCACtttcattaatttatttaaaataagaaattgctcctttcatttttttttccatatatgatATAGTTATTTTTTCTGTGCCCCCCCCCAATGAATTTTAGTGGGCTGAGTGAAGGGTAatagtttttctttatttaattgctTTCTctacacaaatgcttccttatcttgtctGTGTACCAAAGCCCACTACTTAAATGTTCGTTTTCAAGTATTCTCTCTGTCCTTCTCCCATTGGGGTTTTGATTCTATTGCCGgctatgtttaaatagtttttctatagccaatacttaattaaagggacataaaaccaaacattttttttattttttcttcatggttcaggtagaacatacacttATAATCTTGTttgcttttgttcttttggtatctattgttgaaaagcataactgtccccttatctccgtccttttgacagactttcatttaagTGCAGACTCATAACTTCACgagagcgagcacaatgttatctaaaaggcacacatgaacaagcagtgaaaaactgtcaaaatgagctgaaataagaggcagtgttaaagggcttagaaatttgcatattagcctacctagatttagctttcaacaaagaataccaagagaataaagcaaatttgatgataaaagtaaatttgaaagttgtttatctgaatcatgaaagtttaattttgactgtcgcCTTAAATACTCAATCATGTAACATGGATAATTGGGGagagtacactgtccatttaacaaGAGTATTTGAAAATGTGtgctttttatttaaatcttttgaACTTTTACAAATGTACCCACTTTTTGTCCTTGGCATTATACAAGGGGTGAAAGAATGTTTGCTTCTGTCTAGCTAGCAACTTGTTTCCAACAAACTGGTGTTTTGCTGCCGGAAATTGATGacgtaaaaaaaatctatattaaatCTTTGTTGTTTGACCTACTACTGCAACTGGGGTTAAAATTTAGCGAGTGGTTTAAttctcctttattttattttttgcaggcTCAGAGTGGCGAGGCTGGAGAGTCGGGATATGTACAGCCAGGACAGGAGGGATATGCTCCATACGGACAAGTGAGTCACCCACATACCATGATGGTGCAGTTTGTTAGGAAATTTGGCCCTTGACCTTGTTCTAATGGTCATTGTTCTCTTGTTAGTATTCACAGGAATTACAGCCATTTTACCAACCACCTGCAGGGGTAGCAGATCCAGGTGCCGTTCAGCCAGCAGGTAAGAACAGAATTACAAAATTAGTCAATGTAAACATAAGACTTTAATGCAATTTTTATATGCATAGTATTAGCAGTTAAGTGCTACAAGTCAACTTTgcttacaaaatgtattaaaacattttttagtccTTATTAGTTTGCATTTTGTAGTGaagagctctaaaaaaaaaaatgaaaatatcgtATCTCCTGAGGCCCATTAGGGAAGATATAAGTAAGCGACTGTACTGATCAAACCACAAATGGGTCACGTTTTATGGCTAGGATTCTGGATCACGCAGGATACTCGTCTAGCCTCtatgcattgttttgtttttaagctaATTTGGTTATTGAAAAAAGTGTGTAATTTATTTTGTAGAAGGCAGTGTTCCAGCTGCCATTACAACTGCAGCTGTCGTGTCTCAGAGTCCCCAGATGTACCAACAACCAGGCTCGCCGGTAAAGTACCCTTCTTGTGTTCTTTCCCTCATCTTAAGTGTGCACAGTTCCAAGAAATCTTACCTTTATGTTCTGTCTCATTCCTAGACTCAACCTAGCACCAGTGCAACCAGTAGTACTGGTGGAGCAGCAGGATCTAGTACAAGCACAGATGAAACGCCCACTCCAACTGGGGTTATTCCTGGGGTCAAGTATGGTAAGTGTTTTGGCTTTTTCTGCCATTGGCATTGTAGTTGTCTAAATAGGTTTGATTAAAGTGATAGAATGTGAATGTAGTGCTTACctccttgcttttgtgtaaaaacagTTTTGTCCCAAGCTCCATAGAGAGGCCAGAAAGCAAAAATGTGACCTGGGTTTTCATAATGCTATttgattttgcctgttttttttttttttttgtttgttttttgttttacatcCATTTTATGTAGGGTATGTTATTACACCAACCATTGTCACTAATTTTTCTGTTTAATTACATAGCTGTGCCTGACACATCCACCTACCATTATGATGAGTCTTCTGGATATTATTACGACCCACAGACTGGCCTTTACTATGACCCCAATTCTCAGGTGCGTTTTGCAGTTTTAGTACTTAAATAGCTATGAAATACAGTAGAAAAGAATAATTGACTAATAcgcaataaaatgacaatgcaatagcatgcaCTTTGTttttgaaatgagcagtaaaatATTATCTGGCAAATTTTTGaatgttaatccaattttccctcagTGTGTgacaaccatttaaagggacagtatacactcattttcatataactccatgtaatagacactactaaaaagaataagatgcacaaataccgatataaaaatccagtataaaactgtttaaaaacttacttaaaagctctcagtttagctttgttgaaaaggtagttggaaagcccactgcaagtgggaaataacacactcccccccccccccctcccccttcttttgcatatgaaaagaccatttacacaaacaggagcaagctggagaaggtagctgacggtattcacataaaactttggggcttggttaggtatctgaaaatctgagcaatgttagttaaaaataagcaaaactaaacatttaaaagaaaaaaaaaaaacttcatgggctatataaatctacaaaacatttatgcaaagaaaaaatgagtgtataatgtccctttaacctatcacaaaatgcatatactgtgcacttttgcacatgctcattagggaCTGGAGTCTGCTTATAAAAAGAATCATAATTTGATAATTAAATAATATTGGAAAGAAAGGTTGTGGCTGTCTAATGGTTTCAATGTATGTGCTTATTTACAATAGTATTACTACAATTCCATGACCCAGCAGTACTTGTACTGGGACGGGGAACAGCAGACATACTTGCCAGCTGCAGACGCACAAGCGGCACAGAATGCGGTTCAGGCTAATGGTGCTTCAGCCCAAGCCGGCAACACAaaagaaggaaaagagaaaaaggaaaagccaaagaGCAAGACAGCCCAGCAAGTGAGTAGTGTAAGGCACTGTGAGAATATGAAGCGGTTACATCTATATACTGATTTTAATTTGCTACATCAGTAAGCAATAGGAACAGCAAGTGTGATGCAAGACTTTTGGAATTAAAATGTTAAATGGATAGTGTACTGTAACTTTCTCCcaatttacctactggagtgtattaaatattttacaaattgctCCTGTGCCTTAATTTCAAATAGTTAATTTTTCCTACCCATTCAGAAAatttctgtacttaaagggacattaaacaaccccccccccccccataattaaggtagagcatgtgatttgtAAACCACTTAACAATTTACGTCTTATCtaactttcttttacaagatatgacgagtccacggatttcatcctcacttatgggatatcgcctcctggtcagcaggaggaggcaaattacaccacagcagagctgtatatatatagctcctcccttccctcccactccagtcattctctttgcctgtgttagtagatagagatggcaaagtgaggtgttagtaaagattcttcaatcaagtgtttattattttttaaagtggtgccactgagtgctactttgtgctggggtgtagcctagaccaaatcactcTCTTCAGTAAAAAAAAGAATCATTTGGTGGCTTTAAgacaataggaactggtgggacatatttctcactgcacctcctataCATTGTTTGCTGCCCTAAATACAGATAGCCTAAGcccttttaactcaggctgatctttgtccacagggctatgggagggagaataCCTCTgcaaacctgctggactgccatgctgtcacacagcattcaaggtaagtgctTACTTTTACTATTTCTGGGGACTACACATCAGATTAAAAGTGAGCATTGCATTATTACAGTCACTTTTCAAGAGCTGAGTCATGAAAGGGCTCTGATGGTGTTGGGACTGTTTTTATATTCACTTGGGCTGGGTCTCATCAGTGTTGTTTTGCTCCGGATAGTGATATAATATGCTACCCGGTTGATAGCTCCGTGTTATGGTAGCATAAGAATGGCGTAACTCCCCACTCCCAATATCGGTATTATACCGGCCGATCGGGAGGTTTGTCCGTTGTTCATTGCAAaagaggttttattattttgtgtctTAGGATCACTTGGGGTTTATAGTGTTTTTACATAAAGGCTCCATCTTGGAGCTGGCTGCACGGGAGTTACGGTAtactacgcccacgatgggcggtacttGAGGTAGTACTATGCAGGCGGCTCCATTCTTGCGACTTTGCCGCCCGAGTGTTTCAGCCTacgacgcccatgatgggcggagctaGGCTATGCTTTAGTAGTTTTGCGCGCCCTTTTTCTACCGTTCTAAGAACGCTTTGTGAATAATGGGCTATTTACTAGATACCTTTTTCGGTCAGTCTTACTGTTGCTGACGCGAGGGTTATCAGCTTGTTTCTTTCATAATCTCCTTGAAATCGTAGTGTGCTTAAAGAGACAATGTTTGTAGGAACCAGATTACCAGCTCTACTCCTTTTGATTTAATTTGTTACTGTAAAATGGCTCAAATATGGGGTGTCGCTATTGTTAGAGTCAGTAGTGTTTTTCATTCATTGTGACATGGAATGATGGTGCATAAAATGTCGtcctttttcacttaaagggacagtaccgatTTTCGTTGGGTTTCTTTTAATTGTTACATGACAAAGTGTgcacatgaaataaagattttacatTCCACTGTTTCCTGTATAATACAGTTTGGTACTTGCAAAACAAGTGTGCAcctgaaataaagttttttttttttttttttttttctttctcccacaTGCGGTACTCTGCAGTTCCTTGCAGCACATGTCTAGGTTGCTTTACTGTTCATAGCACTGTCCATTCCAGCAAGATTAACATTTCTCGGGTTAGTCGGACAATataacatcaatcatcaggggggaacaagaagtacctagcgatgtcaga
The nucleotide sequence above comes from Bombina bombina isolate aBomBom1 chromosome 7, aBomBom1.pri, whole genome shotgun sequence. Encoded proteins:
- the RBM5 gene encoding RNA-binding protein 5 isoform X4, whose translation is MTVSLFVFLQKKLVIQGKNIAMHYSNPRPKFEDWLCSKCGLYNFRRRLKCFRCGAAKADADIETPQGASEAPQSADYYNDSGYVSSAIILRNIGPHTVVESILAALSPYVSLVVSNIRLIKDKQTQQNRGFAFVQLPSALEASQLLQILQTLHPPLKIDGKTIGVDFAKSARKDLILPDGNRVSAFSVASTAIAAAQWSSTQAQSGEAGESGYVQPGQEGYAPYGQYSQELQPFYQPPAGVADPGAVQPAEGSVPAAITTAAVVSQSPQMYQQPGSPTQPSTSATSSTGGAAGSSTSTDETPTPTGVIPGVKYAVPDTSTYHYDESSGYYYDPQTGLYYDPNSQYYYNSMTQQYLYWDGEQQTYLPAADAQAAQNAVQANGASAQAGNTKEGKEKKEKPKSKTAQQIAKDMERWAKSLNKQKENFKNSFQPLGSRDEERKESAAADAGFALFEKKQGALLERQFLPEMMMIMSAEEERPPKMALVAAYSGDSDNEDEPQLLPGSLDEDKLTDWKKLACLLCRRQFPNKDALTRHQQLSDLHKQNLDVYRRSKLSEQDLEALELKEREAKYRDRAAERREKYGIPEPPEPKRKKQFDPAVVNYEQPTKDGIDTSNIGNKMLQAMGWKEGSGLGRKSQGITAPIQAQVRTRGAGLGAKGSSYGVNAANSYKDAVRKVMYARFTEME